A section of the Triticum dicoccoides isolate Atlit2015 ecotype Zavitan chromosome 7A, WEW_v2.0, whole genome shotgun sequence genome encodes:
- the LOC119330359 gene encoding probable glutathione S-transferase GSTU6, with amino-acid sequence MAGGEELKLLGWWAPGVSPYVLRAQMALAVKGLRYEYLPEDRWCKSDLLIASNPVYKKVPVLIHNGKPICESLLIVEYLDDALGLPGNGKPILPADPYSRALARFWAAYANDKLFPSCAGILKTVKQEERAGKVEETLSGLRHLEAILAECSKGEVEAPFFGGDAIGFLDIALGCYLPWFEAVGRLAGLGPLVDPARTPKLAAWAKRFRVAEPVKALLPGVDELEEYITKVLYPKWNIAVTSN; translated from the exons ATGGCCGGCGGTGAAGAGCTGAAGCTGCTGGGGTGGTGGGCGCCCGGGGTGAGCCCCTACGTGCTCCGCGCACAGATGGCGCTCGCCGTAAAGGGGCTGAGGTACGAATACCTCCCCGAGGACCGCTGGTGCAAGAGCGACCTCCTCATCGCGTCCAACCCCGTGTACAAGAAGGTGCCCGTCCTCATCCACAACGGCAAGCCCATCTGCGAGTCGCTGCTCATCGTGGAGTACCTCGACGACGCCCTCGGCCTTCCCGGCAACGGCAAGCCCATCCTCCCCGCAGACCCCTACAGCCGCGCCCTCGCTCGCTTCTGGGCCGCCTATGCAAACGACAAG CTGTTTCCTTCGTGCGCCGGCATCCTCAAGACAGTGAAGCAGGAGGAGAGAGCTGGTAAGGTGGAGGAGACCCTGTCCGGGCTCCGACACTTGGAAGCTATCCTGGCGGAGTGCTCCaaaggggaggtggaggcgccgttCTTCGGTGGTGACGCCATCGGGTTCCTCGACATCGCGCTCGGGTGCTATCTTCCCTGGTTTGAGGCAGTAGGCCGCCTGGCCGGCTTGGGGCCGCTCGTCGACCCGGCGAGGACGCCGAAACTAGCGGCGTGGGCGAAGCGGTTCAGGGTCGCCGAGCCGGTCAAGGCGCTGCTACCTGGGGTGGACGAGCTGGAGGAGTACATCACTAAGGTGCTTTATCCAAAGTGGAACATAGCGGTCACCAGTAACTAA